In the genome of Triticum urartu cultivar G1812 chromosome 5, Tu2.1, whole genome shotgun sequence, one region contains:
- the LOC125508968 gene encoding cytochrome b561, DM13 and DOMON domain-containing protein At5g54830-like, producing MSQHQLRGRVAVLDGCSFRVSSLDLLAGSADARWWRADGADLAALSRGSPAAPDPLNRTFASESLVFRLLPGLSWPLVPVLAAFDPLTSSLFGFVRLAASNSSSKAAAAAAAAPPTEEPTMFASCAQLSPRLRVRWTLREAANAIDVGLEAAVGSEYYMAFGWADPARNVSMIGADVAVAGFTEEGLPFADDYFVTKYSECLLRGDGGAEGVCPDTFYDRRNGSTAGDASVNNTRLVYGHRRDGVSFVRFSRPLASPDKRYDVAVNATREMTVIWAIGLLRQPDLLRPYYLPLNHGAPAGTAYGFLTLNVSAATNGCPGPLDAEDKEDQGRITAERQTPLVVTTGPALHYPNPPNPEKVLYINKKEAPLLKVERGVPVTFSVEAGHDVPLYITSDAVGGNATARNMSEIIYAGSPTAEGVPATPTELVWLPDRNTPDLVYYQSLYDPKMGWKIQVVDGGLSDMYNNSVLLDDQQVTFFWTLSGDSINIAARGEKKSGYIAIGFGGAMVNSYAYVGWVDSNGKGHVNSYWIDGKDGMSVHETHENLTYKRCRSENGVIIFEFTRPLTPSCSGRVECKNIIDPSTPLKVIWAMGSQWSSGRLSVKNMHSVTSNRPVRILLLSGLAEAVEDLRPVLAVHGFMMFVAWGLLLPGGIVAARYLKHVKGDLWFQAHTYLQYSGLAVMFMGVLFAVAELRGFSFKSTHAKIGAIAFTFTCMQPVNAYLRPHQAENGEILSRNRITWEYLHTYTGRTALVAAVTALFTGLQHLGHRYGSKTIKGLTCGLVVWVVSAVLVVAYLEYMKVKRRRDGVDGLMHKFVLGNTEEDDSVDLLQSDRFDSKMDSGSPGSMEVQLEPLKG from the coding sequence ATGTCGCAGCACCAGCTGCGGGGCCGCGTGGCCGTGCTGGACGGTTGCTCCTTCCGCGTCTCGTCGCTGGACCTCCTGGCCGGCTCCGCCGACGCGCGCTGGTGGCGGGCCGACGGCGCCGACCTCGCCGCGCTCTCCCGCGGCTCCCCCGCCGCGCCCGACCCGCTCAACCGCACCTTCGCCTCCGAGTCTCTCGTCTTCCGCCTCCTCCCGGGCCTCTCCTGGCCGCTCGTTCCCGTCCTCGCCGCCTTCGACCCGCTCACCTCTTCCCTCTTCGGCTTCGTCCGCCTCGCCGCCTCCAACTCCTCCtccaaagccgccgccgccgccgccgccgcgccccccACCGAGGAGCCCACCATGTTCGCCTCCTGCGCGCAGCTCTCGCCGCGGCTGCGCGTGCGCTGGACGCTCCGCGAGGCGGCCAACGCCATCGACGTCGGGCTCGAGGCCGCCGTCGGGTCCGAGTACTACATGGCGTTCGGCTGGGCGGACCCCGCCAGGAAcgtctccatgatcggcgccgaCGTCGCCGTCGCGGGCTTCACCGAGGAGGGCCTCCCGTTCGCCGACGACTACTTCGTCACCAAGTACAGCGAGTGCCTGCTccgcggcgacggcggcgccgAGGGCGTCTGCCCGGACACGTTCTACGACCGCCGCAACGGCAGCACCGCCGGCGACGCGTCCGTCAACAACACCAGGCTCGTCTACGGCCACCGCCGCGACGGCGTCTCCTTCGTGCGCTTCTCGCGCCCGCTGGCGTCGCCCGACAAGAGGTACGACGTGGCGGTCAATGCCACGAGGGAGATGACCGTGATCTGGGCCATCGGGCTGCTCCGGCAGCCGGACTTGCTGAGGCCGTACTACCTGCCGCTCAACCACGGCGCGCCGGCGGGCACCGCGTACGGGTTCCTCACGCTCAACGTGTCCGCGGCGACCAACGGGTGCCCCGGGCCGCTGGACGCCGAGGACAAGGAGGACCAGGGCAGGATCACGGCGGAGCGGCAGACCCCGCTGGTGGTCACCACGGGGCCGGCGCTGCACTACCCCAACCCGCCCAACCCAGAAAAGGTGCTCTACATCAATAAGAAGGAGGCGCCTCTGCTCAAGGTGGAGCGCGGCGTGCCGGTCACCTTCTCCGTCGAGGCCGGGCACGACGTGCCGCTGTACATCACGTCCGACGCCGTCGGCGGTAACGCCACGGCCCGGAACATGTCCGAGATAATCTACGCCGGCAGCCCGACTGCAGAGGGCGTGCCGGCAACGCCTACAGAGCTTGTCTGGCTGCCTGACCGCAACACGCCGGACCTAGTATACTACCAATCCCTCTACGACCCCAAGATGGGTTGGAAAATTCAGGTGGTCGACGGCGGCCTCAGCGACATGTACAACAACAGCGTGCTGCTGGACGATCAGCAGGTGACATTCTTCTGGACTCTGTCCGGCGACTCCATCAACATCGCGGCCCGCGGCGAGAAGAAGAGCGGGTACATTGCCATCGGCTTCGGCGGCGCAATGGTGAACAGCTACGCCTACGTCGGGTGGGTCGACAGCAACGGCAAGGGACATGTCAACTCGTACTGGATCGACGGAAAGGACGGCATGAGCGTGCACGAGACGCACGAGAACCTCACCTACAAGAGGTGCCGGTCGGAGAACGGCGTGATCATATTCGAGTTCACCCGTCCATTGACGCCTTCGTGCAGTGGAAGGGTGGAGTGCAAGAACATCATCGATCCCTCGACACCTCTGAAGGTCATCTGGGCCATGGGCTCCCAGTGGTCATCTGGCCGACTGAGTGTGAAGAACATGCACTCTGTCACTAGCAACCGTCCGGTCCGAATCCTTCTTCTCAGCGGCTTGGCGGAGGCGGTGGAGGATCTGCGGCCGGTGCTCGCCGTTCATGGGTTCATGATGTTTGTGGCATGGGGGCTGCTGCTTCCAGGAGGAATCGTCGCAGCACGGTACCTGAAGCATGTGAAAGGGGATCTCTGGTTCCAGGCTCACACATATCTTCAGTACTCAGGCCTGGCTGTCATGTTCATGGGGGTTCTCTTTGCTGTGGCCGAGCTCCGGGGTTTCTCTTTCAAATCCACACATGCTAAAATCGGCGCGATAGCATTTACATTCACTTGTATGCAGCCGGTAAATGCTTATCTCCGACCACACCAAGCGGAGAATGGAGAAATTTTATCAAGAAACAGGATCACCTGGGAATATCTGCATACCTACACCGGGAGGACCGCTCTGGTAGCCGCTGTCACGGCACTCTTCACTGGGTTGCAGCATCTTGGGCACAGGTACGGCAGCAAGACGATCAAGGGACTTACATGTGGATTGGTTGTATGGGTTGTGAGTGCTGTATTGGTGGTGGCTTACCTCGAGTACATGAAGGTTAAGCGAAGAAGAGATGGCGTCGATGGCCTTATGCACAAATTTGTGCTCGGCAACACTGAGGAAGACGATTCAGTTGATCTTCTGCAGTCCGATAGGTTCGACAGTAAAATGGACTCAGGTTCGCCTGGATCGATGGAAGTGCAGCTTGAGCCACTCAAAGGATGA